In a single window of the Micromonospora inositola genome:
- a CDS encoding GH32 C-terminal domain-containing protein, whose amino-acid sequence MRIRRCLAACAAATLVATTPGAGAHGAPTTTRDEAYRPQIHFSPERNWLNDPNGLVWYQGEWHLFFQYNPEGAQWGNMSWGHAVSRDLLHWEELPLAIPYSADEHIFSGSIVVDERNTSGFGRPGAPAMVAVYTSSYPATGIQAQSLAYSTDRGRTWTKYAGNPVLDLGSREFRDPKVFWDTRSGQWTMATVLATEHKVSFYGSPDLRNWTHLSDFGPANAVGGVWEVPDLFELPVDGDPRHTRWVLVVNLNPGAVAGGSGAQYFIGDWDGARFTADNVVAGDPEPPTGTLFAHFEDDYAGWTVENDPTQGPGPFGTRPYPGTVPGQQQVSGFRGRSLVNSFLGFDAPKGRMVSPDFTLDQDYLNLLVGGGAHPHLPGTTTEFVPGGAEPVIDFELPDGQTYEQAGWTATGGLRDRAPVVGPARSERGHVGDKLLTTFFEADSTTGTLTSPGFTINRNHLSLLVGAGGHLDDGTGRTVVELLVDGRVVRTATGNFSGFMNWRSWDVTEFRGRTAQLRIVDENTGGWGHLLVDHLVATDEPVLPRSVETAVNLVVDGQVVRTATGKDSERLDWVGWDVREFAGRRAHLEINDFNSGGWGHILVDHVMFADRPATSELERYDWLDHGKDYYAAVSYNNAPDGKRVVVGWMNNWQYAGSIPTAPWRGAMALPREFALKTIDGEVRLVQRPTGQLTSLRGGDEAFTLRDATVRAGVLDLPPAADGTVLEIQAEFELRDADRFGLQVRGGGDERTLIGYDAGARRLFVDRTHSGQVEVGPLFPGVHSGPLSVDGNRVRMTVYVDRSSVEVFGGAGQTTITDQIFPAPTSDRTRLFAEGGDVVVRSLTIRPLRSVWR is encoded by the coding sequence ATGAGGATCCGCCGATGTCTGGCCGCCTGCGCGGCCGCGACTCTCGTGGCGACCACGCCCGGCGCCGGCGCGCACGGAGCGCCGACCACGACCAGGGACGAGGCCTACCGACCACAGATCCACTTCAGCCCGGAGCGGAACTGGCTGAACGATCCGAACGGGCTGGTGTGGTACCAGGGCGAGTGGCATCTGTTCTTCCAGTACAACCCCGAAGGCGCGCAGTGGGGCAACATGTCGTGGGGACACGCGGTCAGCCGCGACCTGCTGCACTGGGAGGAGCTGCCGCTCGCCATCCCCTACTCGGCCGACGAGCACATCTTCTCCGGGTCGATCGTCGTCGACGAGCGGAACACCTCCGGCTTCGGCCGCCCGGGCGCGCCGGCCATGGTCGCCGTCTACACCAGCTCGTACCCGGCCACCGGCATCCAGGCGCAGTCGCTGGCGTACAGCACCGACCGGGGGCGCACCTGGACGAAGTACGCCGGGAACCCGGTGCTCGACCTCGGCTCCCGGGAGTTCCGTGACCCGAAGGTCTTCTGGGACACCAGGTCCGGTCAGTGGACCATGGCGACCGTGCTGGCCACCGAGCACAAGGTGAGCTTCTACGGCTCCCCCGACCTGCGGAACTGGACCCACCTGAGCGACTTCGGGCCGGCCAACGCCGTCGGCGGCGTCTGGGAGGTGCCGGACCTGTTCGAACTGCCGGTCGACGGCGACCCGCGGCACACCCGGTGGGTCCTGGTGGTCAACCTGAACCCGGGCGCGGTGGCCGGCGGATCGGGCGCGCAGTACTTCATCGGCGACTGGGACGGCGCCCGCTTCACCGCCGACAACGTCGTCGCCGGCGACCCTGAGCCGCCGACCGGAACGCTCTTCGCCCACTTCGAGGACGACTACGCCGGCTGGACGGTCGAGAACGACCCGACGCAGGGACCCGGGCCCTTCGGCACCCGCCCGTACCCAGGGACGGTGCCCGGACAGCAGCAGGTGAGCGGCTTCCGCGGCCGGTCCCTGGTCAACAGCTTCCTCGGCTTCGACGCGCCCAAGGGGCGGATGGTCTCCCCCGACTTCACCCTCGACCAGGACTACCTGAACCTCCTCGTCGGCGGGGGCGCCCATCCGCACCTGCCCGGCACGACAACCGAGTTCGTGCCGGGCGGGGCCGAGCCGGTGATCGACTTCGAGCTGCCCGACGGGCAGACGTACGAGCAGGCGGGGTGGACGGCGACCGGCGGGCTTCGCGACCGCGCGCCGGTGGTCGGTCCCGCCCGGTCGGAGCGCGGCCACGTCGGCGACAAGCTGCTCACCACCTTCTTCGAGGCCGACTCGACGACCGGCACCCTGACCTCACCCGGCTTCACGATCAACCGGAACCACCTGAGCCTGCTCGTCGGCGCCGGCGGCCACCTCGACGACGGCACCGGCCGTACGGTGGTCGAGCTGCTGGTGGACGGCCGGGTGGTACGCACCGCCACCGGCAACTTCTCCGGCTTCATGAACTGGCGCAGTTGGGACGTGACCGAGTTCCGGGGTCGCACCGCCCAACTGCGGATCGTCGACGAGAACACCGGCGGGTGGGGGCACCTGCTGGTGGACCACCTCGTGGCCACCGACGAACCGGTGCTGCCCCGGTCCGTGGAAACCGCGGTCAACCTCGTCGTGGACGGCCAGGTCGTCCGGACCGCCACCGGGAAGGACAGCGAACGCCTGGACTGGGTGGGCTGGGACGTGCGTGAGTTCGCCGGGCGGCGGGCCCACCTGGAGATCAACGACTTCAACTCCGGCGGCTGGGGGCACATCCTCGTCGACCACGTCATGTTCGCCGACCGGCCGGCAACCAGCGAACTGGAACGCTACGACTGGCTCGACCACGGCAAGGACTACTACGCCGCCGTCTCCTACAACAACGCCCCCGACGGCAAGCGCGTGGTGGTCGGCTGGATGAACAACTGGCAGTACGCCGGCAGCATCCCGACCGCACCGTGGCGCGGCGCGATGGCCCTGCCCCGGGAGTTCGCGCTGAAGACGATCGACGGCGAGGTGCGCCTGGTCCAGCGGCCGACCGGCCAGCTCACCTCCCTGCGGGGCGGCGACGAGGCGTTCACGCTGCGCGACGCCACCGTACGGGCCGGGGTGCTCGACCTGCCCCCGGCGGCGGACGGCACGGTGCTGGAGATCCAGGCGGAGTTCGAACTCCGCGACGCCGACCGCTTCGGCCTCCAGGTCCGCGGCGGCGGCGACGAACGGACGCTGATCGGGTACGACGCCGGGGCGCGCCGCCTCTTCGTCGACCGGACGCACTCCGGCCAGGTCGAGGTCGGCCCGCTCTTCCCCGGCGTGCACTCCGGCCCGCTGTCGGTGGACGGGAACCGGGTGCGGATGACGGTGTACGTGGACCGGTCCTCCGTCGAGGTGTTCGGCGGGGCGGGACAGACCACCATCACGGATCAGATCTTCCCCGCGCCCACCAGCGACCGGACGCGCCTCTTCGCCGAGGGGGGTGACGTGGTGGTGCGGTCGCTCACCATCCGGCCGCTGCGGTCGGTGTGGCGATAA
- a CDS encoding ABC transporter substrate-binding protein, translating to MKRIPLRALVAVAATLLAAPSLAACASTDDTGGGSGKGAENAKIAFLMPDIASTRYEQYDAPLFKAKIKELCPKCEVLYQNAGADASKQQQQANSVLAQGVKAIVLDPVDSAAAATIVKSAQAQKVPVIAYDRPIPGAKADYYVSFDNEKIGSLIAQSLVDHLKETNAQGGILEVNGSPTDAAAGLIKKGIHSAVDPSGFKLLAEYDTPGWQPSKAQEWVSGQITQFPGQVAGVVAANDGTGGGAIAAFKAAGAKVPPVTGNDAELAAIQRIIAGDQYNTISKPIKIVAEAAADIAYKFVQGTPPAGETTLFDTPSKLFTPTVVTQKNVAEVMFGPDGALKAADVCTAEYKAACDKLGIK from the coding sequence ATGAAGAGAATCCCCCTGCGGGCACTCGTCGCCGTTGCCGCGACGCTGCTCGCCGCCCCGTCCCTCGCCGCCTGTGCCTCCACCGACGACACCGGTGGCGGTTCCGGCAAGGGCGCGGAGAACGCGAAGATCGCGTTCCTGATGCCGGACATCGCCTCGACTCGCTACGAGCAGTACGACGCTCCGCTGTTCAAGGCGAAGATCAAGGAGCTCTGCCCCAAGTGCGAGGTGCTCTATCAGAACGCCGGAGCTGACGCGTCGAAGCAGCAGCAGCAGGCCAACTCCGTCCTCGCCCAGGGCGTCAAGGCGATCGTTCTCGACCCCGTCGACTCGGCCGCCGCCGCCACGATCGTCAAGTCGGCGCAGGCGCAGAAGGTTCCTGTCATCGCCTACGACCGGCCCATCCCGGGCGCGAAGGCCGACTACTACGTCTCCTTCGACAACGAGAAGATCGGGTCTCTCATCGCGCAGTCCCTGGTGGACCACCTCAAGGAGACCAACGCGCAGGGCGGCATCCTGGAGGTCAACGGCTCGCCCACCGACGCCGCTGCGGGCCTGATCAAGAAGGGCATCCACTCCGCAGTCGACCCGAGCGGATTCAAGCTGCTGGCCGAGTACGACACCCCGGGCTGGCAGCCGAGCAAGGCACAGGAGTGGGTGAGCGGACAGATCACGCAGTTCCCGGGCCAGGTCGCCGGCGTGGTGGCCGCCAACGACGGCACCGGAGGCGGCGCGATCGCGGCGTTCAAGGCCGCTGGCGCGAAGGTCCCGCCGGTGACCGGCAACGACGCGGAGCTGGCGGCGATCCAGCGCATCATCGCCGGTGACCAGTACAACACGATCTCGAAGCCGATCAAGATTGTGGCGGAGGCGGCCGCGGACATCGCGTACAAGTTCGTCCAGGGCACGCCGCCGGCGGGCGAGACCACCCTCTTCGACACCCCGTCGAAGCTCTTCACCCCGACGGTCGTAACGCAGAAGAACGTCGCCGAGGTGATGTTCGGTCCGGACGGCGCGCTGAAGGCAGCCGACGTCTGCACCGCGGAGTACAAGGCCGCCTGCGACAAGCTCGGCATCAAGTAG
- a CDS encoding carbohydrate kinase family protein, which translates to MITVVGESLVDLIEDPSGEAVAHPGGSPANVAVALARLGQPTTLLTQLGADAHGRLLRAHLAGSGVRLDPASVPDLPSTSVARTRVGADGQARYDFDIAWRSFPDRAGVGSGSRCLHTGSLATVLEPGADDVLALVRGRRATTMISYDPNCRPALMGDRTKARCRVEELVAVSDVVKVSLEDLAWLYPGRGYEELGREWLAPGASVVVVTRGDGGAWAVARSGAVRVDARPVRVADTVGAGDAFTAGLLAGLARRDLLGAARRAALGAVGRDVLAAVLAEAAHVAALTCTRRGAEPPTRAELAADLADARRAT; encoded by the coding sequence GTGATCACGGTTGTCGGCGAGAGTCTGGTGGATCTGATCGAGGATCCGTCGGGCGAGGCGGTCGCCCATCCAGGGGGCAGCCCGGCGAACGTGGCCGTGGCGCTCGCCCGCCTCGGTCAGCCCACCACCCTGCTCACCCAGCTCGGTGCCGACGCGCACGGGCGGCTGCTCCGCGCCCACCTGGCCGGCAGCGGCGTACGGCTCGATCCGGCGTCGGTGCCGGACCTGCCGAGCACGAGCGTGGCCCGGACCCGGGTGGGCGCGGACGGGCAGGCCCGGTACGACTTCGACATCGCCTGGCGGTCCTTTCCGGACCGCGCGGGTGTCGGGTCAGGGAGCCGCTGCCTGCACACCGGCTCGCTCGCCACGGTCCTCGAACCGGGCGCCGACGACGTGCTGGCGCTGGTCCGGGGCCGGCGGGCGACCACGATGATCAGCTACGACCCGAACTGCCGGCCCGCCCTGATGGGCGACCGGACCAAGGCCCGGTGCCGGGTCGAGGAGCTGGTGGCGGTCAGTGACGTCGTCAAGGTCAGCCTGGAGGACCTGGCCTGGCTCTATCCGGGCCGCGGGTACGAGGAGCTGGGGCGGGAGTGGCTGGCGCCGGGCGCCTCCGTCGTGGTGGTCACCCGCGGCGACGGCGGGGCCTGGGCGGTGGCCCGGTCCGGCGCGGTGCGGGTGGACGCCCGACCGGTGCGGGTGGCGGACACCGTCGGCGCGGGTGACGCGTTCACGGCCGGGCTGCTGGCCGGGCTGGCGCGGCGGGACCTGCTCGGCGCCGCGCGGCGGGCCGCGCTCGGGGCCGTCGGCCGCGACGTGCTCGCCGCCGTGCTGGCCGAGGCGGCCCACGTCGCCGCCCTGACCTGCACCCGGCGCGGGGCCGAACCGCCGACCCGGGCCGAGCTGGCCGCCGATCTGGCTGATGCCCGGCGGGCGACCTGA
- a CDS encoding LacI family DNA-binding transcriptional regulator — protein MHAAAPATSVGAKARPTLRDVALLAGVSPKTVSRVVNGEAGVSAPKTAAVQRAIAQLDYRPNFTASSLRRASGRSAAIAAVLEDLANPFSAALHRALEDAARDRGVLIFAGSVDENPERERDLIHAFTMRQADALVVVPASDDQSYLAGEVNAGTPVVFVDRPPVGLPVDAVLADNHDGAASAVHHLVAQGHRNIAYLGDLQTIPTARQRFQGFREALADHGIRPSAATAVHDLHTEQESEEAVRRLLSAESPPTALFTSQNLVTIGAIRALQQLGRQHEVALVGFDDFPLADLLQPAVTVVAQDPSEMGRLAASLIFRRLDGEQWRPRTHLVATRLIPRGSGEIRGPHRG, from the coding sequence ATGCACGCTGCCGCCCCCGCTACCTCGGTCGGCGCCAAGGCCCGGCCGACGCTCCGAGACGTCGCACTACTCGCGGGCGTGAGCCCGAAGACCGTCTCCCGGGTGGTCAACGGCGAGGCAGGCGTCTCCGCCCCGAAGACCGCCGCCGTGCAGCGGGCGATCGCCCAGCTCGACTACCGGCCCAATTTCACCGCGAGCAGCCTCCGGCGGGCCAGCGGCCGGAGCGCCGCGATCGCGGCGGTCCTGGAGGACCTGGCCAACCCCTTCTCGGCCGCCCTGCACCGTGCCCTGGAGGACGCCGCGCGGGATCGGGGCGTGCTCATCTTCGCCGGCAGCGTGGACGAGAACCCGGAACGGGAACGGGACCTCATCCACGCCTTCACCATGCGGCAGGCCGACGCCCTGGTCGTCGTACCCGCCAGCGACGACCAGAGCTACCTGGCCGGCGAGGTCAACGCCGGCACCCCGGTGGTCTTCGTCGACCGGCCGCCGGTCGGGCTGCCGGTCGACGCCGTCCTCGCCGACAACCACGACGGGGCCGCGTCCGCCGTCCACCACCTCGTCGCCCAGGGCCACCGGAACATCGCCTACCTGGGCGATCTGCAGACGATCCCCACGGCCCGACAACGGTTCCAGGGCTTCCGGGAGGCCCTCGCCGATCACGGCATCCGACCGTCCGCCGCCACCGCCGTCCACGACCTGCACACCGAGCAGGAGTCGGAGGAGGCGGTACGCCGGCTGCTGTCCGCCGAGTCCCCGCCCACCGCGCTCTTCACCTCGCAGAACCTCGTCACCATCGGGGCGATCCGGGCCCTCCAGCAGCTCGGCCGGCAGCACGAGGTCGCCCTCGTCGGCTTCGACGACTTCCCCCTCGCCGACCTCCTCCAGCCGGCCGTCACCGTGGTCGCGCAGGACCCGTCCGAGATGGGCCGGCTCGCCGCGTCGCTGATCTTCCGGCGCCTGGACGGCGAGCAGTGGCGGCCGCGGACCCATCTGGTGGCGACCCGGCTGATCCCCCGCGGCTCGGGCGAGATCAGGGGACCGCACCGGGGCTGA
- a CDS encoding ABC transporter permease translates to MTTTTPPTTAAQQFALRRHSPLQRVQHLLHGHPAISPFLVLVISFVIFSTLNPRFASPNSLSLVLQQVAVIGALAVGQTLIILTAGIDLSVGAIAILAMMLAAKLAEGQGLSGGLAIALAVAVGAAAGALNGALVTRLKLPPFIVTLGTLSVFTAIGLLYSEGQSVQATDLPAVLSWTGESFPVGRFRITVGVVAVVLLYLAVGFALAKTAWGRHVYAVGDDKEAARLAGIRVDRVLLSVYVAAGAIYGITAWILIGRAGAASPNAITDANLESITAVVIGGTSLFGGRGAVLGTLLGALIVGFFRSGLSLAGVDDQYRVLAVGLLVILAVAVDQWIRKVRS, encoded by the coding sequence ATGACCACCACCACACCACCGACCACCGCCGCGCAGCAGTTCGCGCTGCGCCGGCACTCGCCACTGCAACGCGTTCAGCACCTGCTGCACGGGCACCCCGCGATCAGCCCGTTCCTCGTGCTGGTCATCTCGTTCGTCATCTTCTCCACCCTCAACCCGCGCTTCGCCTCGCCGAACTCGCTGTCGCTCGTCCTGCAGCAGGTGGCCGTCATCGGCGCGCTCGCCGTCGGGCAGACACTGATCATCCTGACCGCCGGCATCGACCTGTCCGTCGGCGCCATCGCCATCCTGGCCATGATGCTCGCGGCGAAGCTGGCCGAGGGCCAGGGGCTGTCCGGTGGCCTCGCCATCGCGCTGGCCGTCGCGGTCGGCGCCGCGGCGGGTGCGCTCAACGGCGCGCTGGTGACCCGGCTGAAACTGCCGCCCTTCATCGTCACGCTCGGCACGCTCAGCGTCTTCACCGCCATCGGGCTTCTCTACTCCGAGGGCCAGAGCGTCCAGGCCACCGACCTGCCCGCGGTGCTCAGCTGGACCGGCGAGTCCTTCCCGGTGGGCCGGTTCCGGATCACCGTGGGCGTGGTCGCCGTCGTCCTGCTCTACCTCGCGGTGGGCTTCGCCCTGGCCAAGACCGCCTGGGGACGACACGTCTACGCGGTCGGTGACGACAAGGAGGCCGCCCGGCTCGCCGGCATCCGGGTCGACCGGGTCCTGCTGAGCGTGTACGTCGCCGCCGGCGCCATCTACGGCATCACCGCCTGGATCCTGATCGGCCGGGCCGGCGCGGCCAGCCCGAACGCCATCACCGACGCCAACCTGGAGAGCATCACCGCCGTCGTCATCGGTGGCACCAGCCTCTTCGGCGGCCGCGGCGCGGTGCTCGGCACCCTGCTCGGCGCGCTGATCGTCGGCTTCTTCCGCAGCGGCCTCTCCCTCGCCGGGGTCGACGACCAGTACCGCGTACTCGCCGTCGGCCTGCTGGTGATCCTCGCCGTGGCCGTGGACCAGTGGATCAGGAAGGTGAGGTCATGA
- a CDS encoding ATP-binding cassette domain-containing protein: MTATTTHTPAGRSGAADSGQRSPVLSARGLVKTFGRVVGLDGVDLDLYPGEVLAVIGDNGAGKSTLIKCLTGALAPDAGELFLEGRPAQFKRPQDARDAGIETVYQTLAVAPALDIASNLFLGREKRRRGVLGSVFRMLDQKGMRRDAAQALADLGIGTLQNVAQAVETLSGGQRQAVSVARAAAFGSKVIVLDEPTAALGVKESNQVLRMIEEVRSRGLPVILISHNMPHVFEVADRIHIQRLGRCAGVVTPASHTMPEAVAIMTGATTLEETPGRTAG; this comes from the coding sequence ATGACCGCCACCACCACGCACACCCCCGCCGGCCGGTCCGGCGCCGCGGACAGCGGGCAGCGTTCGCCGGTGCTGTCGGCCCGCGGCCTGGTCAAGACGTTCGGCAGGGTAGTCGGGCTCGACGGGGTGGATCTCGACCTGTACCCGGGCGAGGTGCTCGCCGTCATCGGGGACAACGGCGCGGGAAAGTCCACGCTGATCAAGTGCCTGACCGGTGCGCTGGCGCCGGATGCCGGGGAACTGTTCCTGGAGGGCCGGCCGGCGCAGTTCAAGCGGCCGCAGGACGCCCGGGACGCCGGTATCGAGACCGTCTACCAGACGTTGGCCGTGGCACCGGCGTTGGACATCGCGAGCAATCTCTTCCTGGGCCGGGAGAAGCGCCGCCGCGGCGTCCTCGGCTCGGTGTTCCGGATGCTCGACCAGAAGGGCATGCGCCGGGATGCCGCACAGGCCCTCGCCGACCTCGGCATCGGCACGCTGCAGAACGTCGCGCAGGCGGTCGAGACGCTCTCCGGCGGACAGCGCCAGGCCGTGTCGGTGGCCCGGGCCGCGGCCTTCGGCAGCAAGGTGATCGTGCTCGACGAGCCCACCGCGGCGCTCGGCGTCAAGGAGTCCAACCAGGTGCTCCGGATGATCGAGGAGGTCCGGTCGCGGGGACTGCCGGTCATTCTCATCAGCCACAACATGCCGCACGTGTTCGAGGTCGCCGACCGCATCCACATCCAGCGGCTGGGCCGCTGTGCGGGCGTGGTGACGCCGGCGTCGCACACGATGCCGGAGGCGGTGGCCATCATGACCGGCGCGACCACCCTCGAGGAGACCCCGGGCCGGACGGCGGGCTGA
- a CDS encoding substrate-binding domain-containing protein yields the protein MIQRIGRRRAALLVAAAAATGMVVSGCGDSSGDGSGDGDKSIAVSLITKNSTNPFFVTMQQGAKKAAEAEGVKLTVAAGKEDGDEAGQVQAIEDAIARGDEGILITPNGPGVNPAIKKARDAGLYVIALDTPPDPANTVDITFATDNFKAGELIGKWTATQLAGKPATIAMLDLFNDKVVSVDYDRDQGFLTGMGIDTADKKKNGDEAKTGSYSGGSYTIACNEPTNGAEDGGRTAMENCLTKNPDINVVYTINEPAAVGAHKALQAAGKTQGVLVVSVDGGCDGVRQVKDGVIGATSQQYPLKMAELGVQAIKKIANDGEKPKVSEGLDFFDTGVTLVTDKAATGVDSITSADGAQRCWG from the coding sequence ATGATCCAGCGCATCGGCCGCCGCCGCGCGGCCCTGCTGGTGGCCGCCGCGGCGGCGACCGGCATGGTCGTCAGCGGGTGCGGCGACAGCTCGGGCGACGGCTCCGGCGACGGTGACAAGAGCATCGCCGTCTCGCTGATCACCAAGAACTCCACGAACCCGTTCTTCGTGACCATGCAGCAGGGCGCGAAGAAGGCCGCCGAGGCGGAGGGCGTGAAGCTGACCGTCGCCGCCGGCAAGGAGGACGGCGACGAGGCCGGCCAGGTGCAGGCCATCGAGGACGCGATCGCCCGCGGCGACGAGGGCATCCTGATCACCCCGAACGGCCCCGGCGTGAACCCCGCGATCAAGAAGGCCAGGGACGCCGGGCTCTACGTCATCGCGCTGGACACCCCGCCCGACCCGGCGAACACCGTGGACATCACCTTCGCCACCGACAACTTCAAGGCCGGTGAGCTGATCGGCAAGTGGACGGCGACCCAGCTCGCCGGCAAGCCGGCGACCATCGCCATGTTGGACCTGTTCAACGACAAGGTGGTCTCCGTCGACTACGACCGTGACCAGGGCTTCCTGACCGGCATGGGCATCGACACCGCCGACAAGAAGAAGAACGGCGACGAGGCGAAGACCGGCAGCTACTCCGGCGGCAGCTACACGATCGCCTGCAACGAACCGACCAACGGCGCCGAGGACGGCGGCCGGACGGCCATGGAGAACTGCCTGACCAAGAACCCCGACATCAACGTCGTCTACACCATCAACGAGCCGGCCGCGGTCGGCGCGCACAAGGCGCTGCAGGCGGCGGGCAAGACCCAGGGCGTCCTGGTCGTCTCCGTCGACGGGGGGTGCGACGGCGTACGGCAGGTCAAGGACGGCGTCATCGGCGCCACCTCTCAGCAGTACCCGCTGAAGATGGCCGAGCTCGGCGTGCAGGCGATCAAGAAGATCGCGAACGACGGGGAGAAGCCCAAGGTCTCCGAGGGCCTCGACTTCTTCGACACCGGTGTCACCCTGGTCACCGACAAGGCCGCCACCGGGGTCGACAGCATCACCAGCGCCGACGGCGCCCAGCGCTGCTGGGGCTGA
- a CDS encoding dihydrofolate reductase family protein → MRRIIVWMSISLDGFIEGPDRELDWHRVDEELHQHFNDELRTKGAFLDGRRTYELMAAFWPTADQDPAASAVTREFAGIWRDMPKVVYSRTLARADWNATVVREVVPEEVMSLKAQPGGDLVLGGADLASAFCRHGLVDEYRLYLHPVAIGRGKPLFPPSDTPVDLRLVESRPFGNGVVLLRYRGAGQCSAL, encoded by the coding sequence ATGCGCAGGATCATCGTCTGGATGTCCATCTCCCTCGACGGCTTCATCGAGGGACCGGACCGGGAGCTCGACTGGCACCGGGTCGACGAGGAGCTGCACCAGCACTTCAACGACGAGCTGCGGACCAAGGGGGCCTTCCTGGACGGGCGCCGCACCTACGAGCTGATGGCCGCCTTCTGGCCGACCGCCGACCAGGACCCGGCGGCCAGCGCGGTGACCCGCGAGTTCGCCGGGATCTGGCGGGACATGCCGAAGGTCGTCTACTCCCGGACGCTGGCACGCGCCGACTGGAACGCCACCGTCGTCCGGGAAGTCGTCCCCGAGGAGGTCATGTCCCTCAAGGCGCAGCCCGGCGGCGACCTGGTGCTCGGCGGTGCGGACCTGGCGTCCGCCTTCTGCCGCCACGGGCTGGTCGACGAGTACCGGCTCTACCTCCACCCGGTCGCCATCGGCCGGGGCAAGCCGCTCTTCCCGCCCTCCGACACGCCGGTCGACCTGCGGCTGGTCGAGTCCCGGCCGTTCGGCAACGGGGTCGTGCTGCTGCGCTACCGGGGTGCGGGCCAGTGCTCCGCCCTTTAG
- a CDS encoding DeoR/GlpR family DNA-binding transcription regulator, translated as MAHDVASVNPLPEAAPPPSPRERREQIRRRVIDEGFVKIEDLAEAQGVSLMTIHRDLDVLQSEGWLRKVRGGATAQPSAVHHGDVRHRVQAMAAEKRDLALAALELVTPGAAIMIDESTTGLAVAELLPSRGPLTVISNFLAVLKLLAGEPGVDLIGLGGAYYPAYDAFLGMQTTEAIRSLRADVLFMSTTAVTDGHCYHQSQETVAVKRALMEAANRRVLLIDHSKFTKNGLHQLAPLTAFDLVIVDAGADESQLAPLRAQGVPLKIATRTA; from the coding sequence GTGGCCCACGATGTCGCCAGCGTCAACCCCTTGCCTGAGGCGGCCCCGCCGCCGAGCCCACGCGAGCGGCGCGAGCAGATCCGTCGGCGGGTCATCGACGAGGGCTTCGTCAAGATCGAAGACCTCGCCGAGGCGCAGGGCGTGAGCCTGATGACCATCCACCGCGATCTCGACGTGCTGCAGAGCGAGGGCTGGCTACGCAAGGTACGCGGCGGCGCCACCGCACAACCCTCGGCCGTCCACCACGGCGACGTACGCCACCGGGTGCAGGCGATGGCCGCCGAGAAGCGGGACCTCGCCCTCGCGGCGCTCGAACTCGTCACCCCGGGCGCCGCCATCATGATCGATGAGAGCACCACCGGGCTGGCGGTCGCGGAGCTGCTGCCGAGCCGCGGCCCGCTGACCGTCATCAGCAACTTCCTGGCCGTGCTGAAGCTGCTCGCCGGTGAGCCGGGGGTTGACCTCATCGGTCTCGGCGGCGCCTACTACCCGGCGTACGACGCGTTCCTCGGCATGCAGACCACCGAGGCCATCCGGTCACTGCGGGCCGACGTCCTGTTCATGTCCACGACCGCGGTCACCGACGGACACTGCTACCACCAGTCACAGGAGACGGTGGCCGTCAAGCGGGCGCTCATGGAGGCCGCCAACCGTCGGGTCCTCCTCATCGACCACAGCAAGTTCACCAAGAACGGGCTGCACCAACTCGCGCCGCTGACCGCGTTCGACCTGGTCATCGTCGATGCCGGCGCGGACGAATCCCAGCTCGCCCCACTCCGGGCGCAGGGCGTCCCCCTCAAGATCGCTACTCGAACCGCCTGA
- a CDS encoding nucleotidyltransferase domain-containing protein produces the protein MNGDQVTALLAEFAAYGLRVWVAGGWAVDAVVGRQTRPHADLDLAIDASQQAELLALLGRLGFVTTVDWLPVRAELTAPEGRKVDLHPVAFRPDGSGVQSGLDGVTFEYASDGFAEGVIADQRVPCLSVAQQLRFREGYPPRDVDRHDVALLRETPAPA, from the coding sequence ATGAACGGGGACCAGGTGACCGCGCTGCTGGCCGAGTTCGCCGCGTACGGGCTGCGGGTCTGGGTGGCCGGCGGCTGGGCGGTGGACGCGGTGGTGGGCCGGCAGACCCGGCCGCACGCCGACCTCGACCTGGCGATCGACGCGAGCCAGCAGGCGGAGCTGCTCGCGCTGCTCGGCCGGCTCGGCTTCGTGACCACGGTGGACTGGCTGCCAGTGCGCGCCGAGCTGACCGCGCCGGAGGGCCGGAAGGTCGACCTCCACCCGGTGGCGTTCCGACCGGACGGCAGCGGCGTCCAGTCCGGTCTGGACGGGGTGACCTTCGAGTACGCGTCGGACGGCTTCGCCGAGGGCGTCATCGCCGATCAGCGGGTGCCCTGCCTGTCGGTGGCCCAGCAGCTCCGGTTCCGGGAGGGGTACCCGCCGCGCGACGTGGACCGGCACGATGTCGCCCTGCTGCGCGAGACGCCCGCGCCGGCCTGA